ATAAATcgaaattttatttgttcttgAAATGGGATCATCAATTTATCATCttcttaagattttttttatatatataataaatgagaATCCAACCTAAATCCTtatatatgttataaaaaatcttCCTCATTAGGCCACCTCCTGAGTTATATGTTTTCAAGATTTactttcatatataaattaaaacaatgataataataaatttttaataataatataaaaatttgtttttttatacattattatatAAACTTATACTGTCATTTAATTAAGgcgtaatttttaaattttattattataaaaatcaacatacCATCTAATATGTTAGTATGTGAGTgactgaataaaaatatataaaaaatattttaatacattataattaaattcatatataaaaattttatttttcatatactatcattctaaaaagttatatacattcaactaattaaaaatcacattaattataaaatttaatataattattataaagatgaataattatatctaataatttataattagataattttaCACGAAGgggtgtttatttttttaatattttctaattaaatttgaattatatacACATCAATCCATtcattctcttttatcttttttacatatttccattttaattatGTAACACATTGTGATTATAACTAacacaaacaaataatttatgtatcaCCTTACACTATCATTCTAGTTTACTTCCCCTAGCAAAAGAGAATCCTATAGTCTGGTAAGTAATCTTTGTATTAGCAGGTAAAATACCAATTTTCATATATTAGACAACCGATGCCacgtccttttctttttctctattctattattttcatcacaattttttaatctttaagtaTCTTacccttttacatttttttttgtgtgatttATTGCTGCTTAACTTCCAAAGTCAGGAATCCAGCTTGCTTTTATAGTTGCAAAGAGCAGTGaagacacaacacaacacaaacacagagagagagagagtgaacaAATCCAGCATTGTTCTGTTCTCTGCAACATTTTCCACTCTCAACCATGGCTTCAAAGCTTTTACTCATCACTGTCTTCGTTTTTGATTTGATTGCTTTTGGACTGGCTGTGGCTGCTGAACAGAGAAGAAGCACTGTGAGTTTTCTCATTTCAATtcactcttttttctctctgaaTCCAAAACAAAAATCTGGGTTTGAGAAGAACCATGTGATCAATAAACCATTGCTGGATAAAAGATCATTTCTTTTTTACTCTATCTTGATTGTTGATGAAATGAGAAAATGTGGGCAAAgcttgaatctttaatcttttacATTTCTTTGTATGAATTAAAGTCTGAAAATTTGATGTTGGgtacctttgttttttttatttatttattgagttCCCAGTTTGTTCTGATGTGGGCATACCCAGATCTGTTTTCTGTTGAAAATGTGCTCTTTCTTTCAAACTCGTTGTGAATGTAATATTGGATAAAGTttacaaatgaaaataactGCCGTCTTTTTGTGTTTCTGTGACTTTTTTCCTTGGTTGTTTGCATTCCAAGACATGCCAGATCTTGAACTTTTTTCTCCCTTGGGTGAAGAAGTTCGGCATCGATGTCATAGGTTTGTGGTCTCTCTGGTTATGTTTGTGAATAGAACTCTAGATCTGTATATACATTTTACTGTCCTTTTTGTATACAAGAAATGTTCTCTGTGACTTGAAGCCTCAGACCtctcctttttctctttctttttaaccTTATCATGTATCAAACTTAGGCTGATAATTCTTTCATTGAAGCTCAACAATGAAAAATTGTCTatctgtttattatttttttcaaaggtGTCATATGTGCCACCTTAGCTTCAGATTTTGTACTTGCCGCTCATGAATCTATGACTACTTAGCTAACACAGGTGTTTCCCTAATGCATAGTGGCAACTTATGAATGCTTATAGAACTTAGCAGTCAAGGTTCTTTTTCAATCCTGGTTGATGTAACTTAGGGTTCAAATGATGAATTTTTGGTATATATGAAACAAAAGATTCAtctagttttcaaaaaatttcgTGAAGTACTTGTGAAAATGTAATGGTAAACCCGTTTTTAGAGTTAGGAGATGCATTATCATAATTCTTCTGGTTGAaggaataaaatgtttttttactcCTTGTTACTTTTTTGGCATTGAGTTTGAACCTATAATCTCTTCTAAATTTTCAAAACCGCTCACCACCAGTTCACTCTTAATGACTTATAAGTGACTATTATATAAATACAATGCAATCAAATTTTGAGGTTTTACCTTTTTACCTCCTCCTTAATAAAAGATGTATCTTTGTTTTCATTGGCAGGCTAGCATTGTGCCGGACAATGAAAAGAATTATAATTACTGTGTCTATAACTCTGATATAGCAACTGGCTATGGTGTTGGAGCATTTTTGTTCCTCTTGGTTAGTCAAGTCCTGATAATGGTGGCAAGTCGATGCTTCTGTTGTGGAAAGCCTCTAAACCCTGGAGGATCAAGGGCCTGTGCAGTTGTCCTTTTCATAATCTGCTGgtatattatcattatcattcttCAATGAATTACCTATAATGATATCAAGTCTTAACTCTTAACTAAATGTAGAATAGTCAGATATTTTTACATCTTGCAAAGctgattaatttcatttaatttccaTACATGATACACCATGACAAACTTTTGGTATTTAACATTTTAACTGATAACATTTGTTTTGCAACTTTCTCCTTCAGGGTGTTTTTCATCATATCTGAGGTGTGCTTGTTGGCTGGATCAGTGGAAAATGCCTATCACACCAAGTACAGGACCATCTTCGGGGAGAATCCTCCGTCTTGCGAAACAGTTAGGAAGGGAGTGTTTGCTGCTGGTGctgcttttattttcttcactGCCATAGTTTCTGAATTCTACTATATCAACTACTCAAGGGCCAGGGAAAGCTTCCAACCTTACGCTGGTGGCGAGACTGGTGTAGGTATGGGAACCTACAAATGAGCTTGTTAGTTAAGAATTTTACAGCAAACATTTTGGTGTGACTATATCTGGAGTCTGGATTCTGCAGCACATTTGATCTATATTGTCATGTATACATATCAACAAGAGAAATAATTTCTTACATTCTCTGATCACACTTGATCTATAGTGTCTGCATACTTAAATTGTAGTCCTTTCATTGTTGGTAACTTCATTGTAGGGTCAATTTCCTTAATATTTTTGGTACTTTGTGATAGGAGGAATTTCACACATTTGGTGCTTCAAAAGAACCTTGTCCATATATATTACATAAGGGCATAAGGCAGCTGCAAGTTTTAGTTTATAGCAAGTGCTATAATTGCCCCATATGAAATTGACACATAAAATATTAGTCCTATTTTTAGAGTAATATAAAAGGTTTTAGCCCCACGTTACTTGGTCTCTATTAAAAATAATGGATTTTACACTTATTAAAAGAATtagttaatttcattaaattgtattaatctcaaaataaaaataagccttttttttaaaacacatttaattaaaatttgatattaaacataaaaaagtccaaagaatattaaatgaaagatattttaaagatagttttattaaataagataattatttgagaaaaaataagtGATTTTTGTTGCTTATAACATGACAGAAAGGAGtatatcaatttcttttttttaaactttcaaaTAAGTAAAAGTCATGGGTTCGACTTCAAAGTTCTCAATTGTGATTTCAATAGAtagaattttcaaaataacttgTAGACAAACAAAATCTTCAATTTAAGTACatagtttaaatataatttatttttcaaaaaagttactagtatttagtttttattttcaaagtgtAGTAAAAAAAGTCATAACCACCGCTCAGGTTGACCTAGTGTATATTTAGGTTCTTTCATAGCATTTAGGTTATGATCTCACTAGGATCATTTTACAGCAAAAAATAGCAACTTGCACCAAATTTGGAATTGTCTCCACCTCAATTTGAGGTTAAATAAAGGGCAGAGTATAAAACTTGGTTGGATTAGAAATTCTCCTAGTTGTGGAAATATAGTCCTGGTGGAGCTAGTCACAATATAGTAAACGGGTCTTCAATGGGTCTTCTAGTTGTtgaatgtggtctttgttcTATACACAACTTTTGATATGGCTGTTAAGTGTTAAGTCGGATCGTCTCAAATGGAGCTTTCGGCCAGGGTTGTCAATTCAAACTAGCCTGGGCCATTTGGGTTGGCTCCATGCCATTTGTTTCCTATACTTCCACTATTGCGTTCcagaaaatccattttggaatacAAATTTGTATTTTAGAATGGACTTTTCAAAATGCAATGGAAGGTTCAATGTGGATGAATACATTTTGGACCAGGCTGGGTTAAGTTGATTGATTGGATTAGCCCAATTTTTTTAGGCTATGTATTTACTTATGCAACCTTCTTAATTACCTATattggacaaaaaaaattaatgtagcAAGGAGATATTTAAGACTTCTTATTTGACACTTAACTAATCTTCCTCATACTGGATTTGTCAATTTTGAGATAAAATGATATCTCTAGTTGTAACTCATGCCCAACCCAAAAATTGAACCTCAAACTTTAATTAAGAGACATAAGTATGGAACCACCATTACCAACTACTTGTTGATATATTGGTCAATAATGTCATTTCATTTCCTTCTATTGAGAAGGAACCCAACCATGGACATActtgtttttttatgattagATTACCAATAAGAAATTTGCCTTGtaacttttaagtttttaaattcaaaaacttATGGAATTTAATGTTTGTacatagtataaaattatattaacatttaattataaattaaatgattgttgatataatttttaacgtaattattataaaaagaattcgacgagaatataaaattattctatacTTTTGCATGGTCTTTTTCTCAAACTCATGTATACTTGTCTTAGTTGTTTATTACGTTTTGTGCAAGTTTGTTTAGGTTTTTCGAACTATTTCTCTTCCTTCCTGTTTTTTTGGGGTAACTTTGTAGCCTTTTGTTTGTCTCCGTGACTTTGCTTTGGATCTTTGAATTTTATATAAAGTGCTGGTATGgtggaatttattttttaagtacttataaatctaaataaatattagaCAAGTTTTAATCTTAGAAGGCATCAAAGTTTAACAAATTCAATTGTTATGGAGGAGTTAACTTTAAAGTTTAGTTTAGAGACAGTTTTCTGTGTCTCGAATCATTTCAACTTGTGTCAAATGATTTCAAAtggtttcattttattttgagatgtgtTTTAGGCATATCGCAATATTCGCCACagtttaaattgttattttggaCTG
Above is a window of Glycine soja cultivar W05 chromosome 12, ASM419377v2, whole genome shotgun sequence DNA encoding:
- the LOC114378109 gene encoding uncharacterized protein LOC114378109; translated protein: MASKLLLITVFVFDLIAFGLAVAAEQRRSTASIVPDNEKNYNYCVYNSDIATGYGVGAFLFLLVSQVLIMVASRCFCCGKPLNPGGSRACAVVLFIICWVFFIISEVCLLAGSVENAYHTKYRTIFGENPPSCETVRKGVFAAGAAFIFFTAIVSEFYYINYSRARESFQPYAGGETGVGMGTYK